In the Oryzias latipes chromosome 23, ASM223467v1 genome, one interval contains:
- the LOC111946913 gene encoding keratin-associated protein 4-3-like: protein MKEEGRETETEAEPQSSQSWTPGCCLSCCCCSSSCCRLRFCSSSCCSSCCRSSCCCSSCCSSCCSSCCRSSCCRLSCCRLSRCSSSRCSSSRCSSGRCSSSCCRLSCCSSCCCSFSCCRLSRCSSSRCSSSRCRLSCCSSSCCFSCCSSCCRSSCCRSSCCRSSCCSSSCCSSSCCRSSCCRSSCCRSSCCRSSCCRSFFIPPLHPLTQLLLLCPLLDSQRNSLLSEFINLLLLP from the coding sequence ATGAAAGAGGAAGGAAGGGAAACAGAAACCGAAGCAGAGCCTCAGAGTTCCCAGAGCTGGACACCAGGCTGCTGccttagctgctgctgctgcagctctagCTGCTGCCGCCTTAGGTTCTGCAGCTCTAGCTGCTGCTCTAGCTGCTGCCGctctagctgctgctgctctagcTGCTGCTCTAGCTGCTGCTCTAGCTGCTGCCGCTCTAGCTGCTGCCGCCTTAGCTGCTGCCGCCTTAGCCGCTGCAGCTCTAGCCGCTGCAGCTCTAGCCGCTGCAGCTCTGGCCGCTGCAGCTCTAGCTGCTGCCGCCTTAGCTGCTGCAGCtcttgctgctgcagctttagCTGCTGCCGCCTTAGCCGCTGCAGCTCTAGCCGCTGCAGCTCTAGCCGCTGCCGCCTTAGCTGCTGCAGCTCTAGCTGCTGCTTTAGCTGCTGCTCTAGCTGCTGCCGCTCTAGCTGCTGCCGCTCTAGCTGCTGCCGCTCTAGCTGCTGCAGTTCTAGCTGCTGCAGTTCTAGCTGCTGCCGCTCTAGCTGCTGCCGCTCTAGCTGCTGCCGCTCTAGCTGCTGCCGCTCTAGCTGCTGCCGCTCTTTCTTTATTCCACCCCTGCATCCGCTCACACAGCTTCTGCTTCTCTGCCCACTTCTAGATTCACAGAGAAACTCTTTATTATCTGAATTTATCAATTTACTGTTGTTGCCATGA